AGGAGTTATCTGACAAGGGCGATCTCTTAAGCGCAGGCAGCGTACAGCTGTCTGGCACCAGCGGCAAGCTGAAAAAGGGTGCTTCTGATCTGTCTGATGGCGCCAACAAGTTAAAGGATGGCACCAAGGAACTGAGAGATGCCAGCGGCGATGTGACCGACGGTATCGATGAGCTGGAGGACGGCGCACAGGAGCTGGCAGACGGCATGAAGGAATTCGACGAGGACGGTATCCAGGAGCTCACCGGTAAGGAAAGCGATCTGGAGAACGTGATGGATCGTCTGGATGCCCTGCGTGACGCAGACAGAGAGTATCAGACCTTCACCAAGCTGGCAGAGGGTATGAAGGGTAAGGTAAGCTTCTTCATCGAGTCTGATCCGGTAAAGAATGAAGATTAATCAACAGGTGAAAAGCATTTGGGCATAAAATAAACAGAAAAAGTACAGAAAAAGTACAGAACGATTCGAATGTTTGTTCTGTACTTTTTTTCTGTGGAATGGTATACTAAACAGGAACCACAGGAAGGAAAACACCGAGGAATCCTCGATAGTGTAAAACGAAGGAGTATTTCATGGATCATTTTGAACTGGTATCCGAATATCAGCCCACAGGTGACCAGCCTGCAGCGATCGCAGAGCTGGTGAAGGGGTTTCAGGAGGGCAATCAGGCGGAGACGCTTCTGGGCGTGACAGGCTCCGGTAAGACATTTACCATGGCCAATGTCATCCAGCAGCTGAACAAGCCGACGCTGATCATTGCCCACAATAAGACGCTGGCGGCGCAGCTGTACGGGGAATTCAAAGAATTTTTTCCAAACAATGCGGTAGAATATTTTGTCTCCTATTACGATTATTACCAGCCGGAAGCGTATGTGCCGTCTACAGACACGTATATTGCCAAGGATTCGTCCATCAATGATGAGATTGATAAGCTGCGGCTGTCGGCCACGGCGGCGCTTATTGAGCGGCGGGACGTGATCATCGTGTCCAGCGTGTCGTGTATTTATGGTCTGGGTGAACCGGAGAACTTTGAGAAGATGATGGTTTCCCTGCGGCCGGGCATGGAGAAGGACCGGGATCAGGTGCTGCGGCAGCTGGTGGATATCCAGTATACAAGGAATGACATGGATTTCAAGCGAGGCACGTTCCGGGTGCGGGGCGATGTGCTGGAGATCTTTCCGGCGGATCGGGGCGAGACGGCCATCCGTGTGGAGTTTTTCGGGGATGAGATTGACCGCATCCGGGAGATTGATGTGCTGACCGGAGAGATCGTGGGAGAACTGGAGCATGCGGCGATTTTTCCGGCATCCCATTATGTCGTGCCCATGAAGCGGATCCTGGAGGCGGCCAAGGACATCGAGGCAGAGCTGGAAGAGCGGATCCGGTATTTTAAGAGTGAGGACAAGCTGCTGGAGGCCCAGCGGATTTCCGAGCGGACGAATTTTGATATTGAGATGCTCAAGGAGACCGGGTTCTGCTCCGGTATCGAGAACTATTCGAGACATCTGGCCGGGCTGGCGCCGGGAACGCCGCCCAACACGCTGATGGATTATTTTCCGGAGGATTTTCTCATCATCATTGACGAGTCCCACAAGACGATCCCGCAGATCCGGGGCATGTACGCCGGTGACCAGTCCCGGAAAACGACGCTGGTGGATTACGGATTCCGTCTGCCCTCGGCCAAGGACAACCGTCCGCTGAATTTTGAGGAATTTGAAAATAAGATTGACCAGATCCTGTTTGTGTCAGCGACGCCGGGAGATTACGAGGCGGAGCATGAGCTCCTGCGGGCAGAGCAGATCATTCGGCCTACGGGTCTTTTGGATCCCAGGGTGGAGGTGCGCCCGGTGGAGGGCCAGATCGACGACCTGGTGGGTGAGGTCAACAAGGAGATCAAGGCGAAACATAAGGTGCTGATCACCACGCTGACCAAGCGGATGGCGGAGGATCTCACCGATTATATGAAGGATCTGGGCATTCGGGTGCGGTATCTGCACTCGGATATTGATACGCTGGAGCGGACAGAGATCATCCGCGACATGCGTCTGGATGTGTTTGACGTGCTGGTGGGTATCAACCTGCTGCGAGAGGGTCTGGACATCCCGGAGATCACGCTGGTGGCGATCCTGGATGCGGACAAGGAAGGGTTTCTGCGTTCGGAGACATCTCTCATTCAGACCATCGGCCGGGCGGCCCGGAATGCGGAAGGGCATGTCATCATGTATGCGGACGTTATCACGGATTCCATGCGGCTGGCCATTGACGAGACGGAGCGCCGCCGGGAGATCCAGGAGGCGTATAACAGGGAACATGGCATCACGCCCAAGACGATCCAGAAGTCTGTCCGGGATCTGATCCGCATTTCCAAGGAAGTGGCCAAGGAAGAAGTGAAGTTCGAGAAGGATCCGGAGTCCATGAACCCGGAGGAGCTGAAGAAGCTGATCGCCAAACTGACGAAGCAGATGAAGTCTGCGGCGGCGGATCTGAATTTCGAGGCGGCTGCCGAGCTGCGTGACAAGATCGTAAGCCTGAAGAAAATGCTGGATGATGCAGAGTGAACGATAAAGTGATGCAAGGATAAATTTTGCAATAAAAATTAGCGAGGAAAGAAATGTCAGAGAAAACAGTAAAACAGTTTATTAAGATACGCGGGGCGAAGGAACACAACCTGAAAAACATCAGCCTGGACATCCCCAGAGATGAGCTAGTGGTGCTGACGGGCTTAAGTGGTTCGGGAAAATCCTCCCTGGCGTTTGATACGATATATGCGGAGGGCCAGCGTCGATATATGGAGTCACTGTCTTCCTACGCGAGACAGTTCCTGGGGCAGATGGAGAAGCCGGACGTGGAGAGCATCGAAGGGCTTTCCCCGGCTATTTCCATTGACCAGAAATCCACGAACCGCAACCCCCGTTCTACCGTGGGCACGGTGACAGAGATTTACGATTATTTTCGTCTGCTGTATGCGAGAATCGGTATTCCGCACTGTCCAAAATGCGGACGGGAGATCCGCAGGCAGAGTGTGGATCAGATGGTGGATCAGATCATGCAGCTGCCGGAGCGGACGAAGATCCAGCTGCTGGCGCCGGTGGTGCGGGGACGCAAGGGCGAGCATGGAAAGCTGTTTGAGCAGGCCCGCAAGAGTGGATATGTGCGTGTGCGTGTGGATGGCAGCCTGTATGAGCTGTCCGAAGATATTTCCCTGGACAAGAACAAAAAGCATAACATCGAGATCATCGTGGACCGTCTGGTGGTAAAGGATGGGATCCGGCAGCGGCTGACGGATTCGCTGGAAAATGTCATGGCGCTGGCAGATGGACTGGTCATCGTGGATGTCATCGGCGGGGAGCCCATGACATTCAGCCAGAGCTTTTCCTGCCCGGATTGCGGCATCAGTGTGGAGGAGATCGAGCCCAGAAGCTTTTCCTTCAACAATCCCTTTGGTGCCTGCCCGGATTGTTTTGGCCTGGGATACAAGATGGAGTTTGATGAGGATCTGATGATCCCGGATAAGAGTCTGTCCATTGCCGGTGGGGCGGTGGCGGTGCTGGGCTGGCAGTCGTGCACAGATAAGGGTAGCTTTACCTATGCGATCCTGGATGCGATGTCCAAGGCCTATCATTTTTCGCTGGATACGCCCTACCAGGAGCTGCCGGAGGAGATCCGCCGGGTATTCCTGTACGGAACGGACGGGAAGGTGCTGAAGGTACACTACAAGGGCCAGCGGGGCGAGGGTGTCTATGATGTGCCCTTCGAGGGACTGATCGAGAATGTGAACCGCCGATACCGG
Above is a window of Oscillospiraceae bacterium NTUH-002-81 DNA encoding:
- the uvrB gene encoding excinuclease ABC subunit UvrB — protein: MDHFELVSEYQPTGDQPAAIAELVKGFQEGNQAETLLGVTGSGKTFTMANVIQQLNKPTLIIAHNKTLAAQLYGEFKEFFPNNAVEYFVSYYDYYQPEAYVPSTDTYIAKDSSINDEIDKLRLSATAALIERRDVIIVSSVSCIYGLGEPENFEKMMVSLRPGMEKDRDQVLRQLVDIQYTRNDMDFKRGTFRVRGDVLEIFPADRGETAIRVEFFGDEIDRIREIDVLTGEIVGELEHAAIFPASHYVVPMKRILEAAKDIEAELEERIRYFKSEDKLLEAQRISERTNFDIEMLKETGFCSGIENYSRHLAGLAPGTPPNTLMDYFPEDFLIIIDESHKTIPQIRGMYAGDQSRKTTLVDYGFRLPSAKDNRPLNFEEFENKIDQILFVSATPGDYEAEHELLRAEQIIRPTGLLDPRVEVRPVEGQIDDLVGEVNKEIKAKHKVLITTLTKRMAEDLTDYMKDLGIRVRYLHSDIDTLERTEIIRDMRLDVFDVLVGINLLREGLDIPEITLVAILDADKEGFLRSETSLIQTIGRAARNAEGHVIMYADVITDSMRLAIDETERRREIQEAYNREHGITPKTIQKSVRDLIRISKEVAKEEVKFEKDPESMNPEELKKLIAKLTKQMKSAAADLNFEAAAELRDKIVSLKKMLDDAE